Sequence from the Rhizobium etli CFN 42 genome:
GGCGCTCACATCCTGGGGATAGATGAAGTACTTGTTCTTTTCCACGAAACGGCCTCCTCCATGCCCTTTCTCAGGCGCCCGCATTAAGGGCGAGCGCCTTGAAGTCTTCCGTCTGCTTGCGGATTGCAGCCTCTGCCGGCAGGCGCTCCATCGAGCTTGCACCATAAAAGCCGTGGCAGCCAGCACAACGCTCGAGGACGTAGCGCGCATCCTCCGGCATGGAGATTGGGCCGCCGTGGCAGAGGACGATGACGTCGTCGCGCACGGACCGCGCCGCCTTGGCGATCGCGGCGATCTCGTCGACGCAGTCATCAAGCGACTTGCCGGATGTGGCGCCGATCGTGCCGCCGGTCGTTACCCCCATATGCGCCACGACGATGTCGGCGCCGGCGACGGCCATGGCGATAGCCTCGCTCTCGTTGAAGACATAGGGCGTCGTCAGCAGGTCGAGCCCGTGGGCAATGGCGATCATCTCGACCTCCAGATTGTAGCTCATGCCTGTTTCCTCGAAACTCTGCCGCATCCGGCCGTCGAAGAGGCCGATGGTTGGGAAGTTCTGTACACCTGAAAAGCCCATAGCCTTCAGGTCGGCGAGGAAGCGCGGCATCAGCACGAAGGGGTCAGTGCCATTGACGCCGGCGAGCACCGGCGTCTTTTTCACGACCGGCAACACTTCGAGCGCCATGTCCTTCACAATTTCGTTGGCGTTGCCATAGGCCAGCAGTCCGGCCGCCGACCCGCGCCCCGCCATGCGGTAGCGCCCAGAATTGTAGATTATGATGAGATCGATGCCGCCGGCCTCCTCAGCCTTGGCAGAGATGCCGGTGCCGGCGCCGGCGCCGACGATCGGCACGCCGGCTGCGATCATGCCGTGGAATTTTTCGAGAATGGTCTTGCGCGGTATGGCTGGCATCAATTCTGTCTCTCAGGGGTTGGCGATGTCACGATAGGCCGCGACGGCGGCTTCTGCGAAGTGCGGGTCGTTGATATGGAGCGGCAAGCGAACAATGCGTCGCGACACCGTTGGCTTCACCGTCGCCTCAAGGGCGGCAAAGAGCGCGGCGTCGGCTTGCGGATCGAAGAACGCACCGCCTTCAATATCGAGGGCCGAGATGCCCTTTTCAGGAACAAGGAAGCGTACGGGGCCGTGGCAGAGATTGAGCTTTTCGCCGATCCAGCGGCCGACCTCAGCGCATTCGGCCGAGGTCGTGCGCATCAAGGTGACGTTCGGGTTGTGGCGGTAAAACAGCCGGCCAGCATAGCGTTGAGGGACAGTCTCCGGCGCCCAGAAGTTCACCATATCGAGCGCGCCGGCCGAGCCGACATAGGGCAGGCCGGTGCGGGCAATCGCATCGAAACGGTCCGCGGTGGCAGGCAGGACGCCTCCGAAAAGCAGGTCGCAGACCTCGGTCGTCGTGATATCGAGTACGCCTGAGATCACACCACTGTCGGCAAGCTTCTCCATTGCCCGCCCGCCCGTGCCGGTAGCGTGGAAGACCAGGCAATCATAGTCCGCACGCAGGCGCTCGACCATGGCGGATACGGCGGGTGTGGTCACGCCGAACATGGTAAGCCCGAGCGCCGGTTTCGATGCAGTCACCTCAGCCGGCCGGCGGGACATGGCGGTGATCGCCTGGGCGGCGTTGTGAAGAATGACGCGGCTGAGCCGGTTCAGACCCGCCATGTCCGTGACTGAAGGCATCATCACGATGTCGGAAACATCGACATAGGGAGCAACATCGCCGGAGGCGAGTGTCGAGACCATGATCTTTGGCAGACCGAGCCGCAATTGGCGCATGCCCGCAGTAATGATCGAAGTGCCCCCACCTCCGCCGATACCGATGATGCCGGCGATGTCCCGGCGCTCCACGAGGAAGCGCGCGAAGGCAATGCCCATCGCTTCGACCGCCCGGCCGCGGTCCTCACAGGCAAGGACGGCTACAGCACCGTCGGGGTGGCATGCGGCAACCGCATTGGCGTTCACATCGACGACGGTCCGGGGCTCACGGATGCCGACGTCGACGCGTACAACAGACCCGCCCGCAGCTTCGATGCAAGCGGCAAGATAGGCAAGCTCCTCGCCCTTCGTGTCGGCCGTGCCGACTGCGTAGATCCGCTTCATTTCCCCTCCCAGACCGGTTGGGTTCCTCCCCAGCACATCCACCACGGGGCAAGCGATGGACTCTTGCAAATTTTTGAGACTCGCGTATCATAAAGATATGGATGTCTCACGTCAACAGAACGAAACAGCGAGGACCGAGCGAGGCCCCCGTGCCCGCACGCGAAAACTGATGCTCGAAACCGCAACGCGGCTCATGCAGTCGGGCATCACTCCCTCGGTAAGCGAAGTGGCCGAGGCGGCCGAAGTGTCGCGCGCGACGGCCTACCGCTACTTTCCGAGCCAGGCCGCGCTCGTGCATGCCGTGGTCGATGAGGCTCTGGGACCAATACTCGGCTGGTCGTCCGACAGTCCGGATGCACGCACCCGCGTCGCCGACCTTTTGGCGACCGCGATGCCGCGCATCGACGAGTTCGAGGCCACTTTCAAGGCCGCGCTGAAACTCTCGCTGGACCAGTGGGCACAGCGTCAGGCGGGAACGCTCGGCAACGAGCCGCTGTTCACGCGCGGCCACCGCGTCGACCTGCTGAAGTGCGTTACGGCCCCTCTGCAGGGCACCGTGCCGCCTGAGTCCCGGGAACGCCTTGCACAGGCGCTTTCGCTTGTTTTCGGCGTCGAGGTGCTGATCGTTCTGAAGGATATCTGGGGCCTCACCTCCGAAAGCGCCCAGTCTGTTGCCGAGTGGGCTGCCAAGGCGCTCGTTGACAGCGCGTTACGTCAGGCTGAGAGCAAAGGATGATATGGAAGCCCGCCAACTGGTTCGACCAGATGAGGTGATGTCGTTTGTATCGTGGTCGCCGTTGGCGACGAGAAAAGAAAGATCGCTCCACAGATCTGCATCAATGGAGCCACAGATTGCGGGAGAATATCCAGAATTCTGGAAGGCGTGCCGTTGATGAAGCTCTCGAAGGGTCGCCCTTGACGATAATGGCGTTTGGTACTACCAGATCAGGGAAATAATATTCAGGCTTGAGATCTGAACGCGCTAGGTGTCGGGGAGGACGCCAGCACGAAAACCACCCAGGAGGATCAAGAAGCCAGATCGGGAGGCCCGCGACGACGCGGGAAGCGTGCATAAATGGGAGGAAACGTTATGCGCAAAACTATGACCGGTCTCATTGCCGGTGTCGGATTGATGTGGGCCTGCGGCACGTCCGCACAGGCCCAGGAACTGACAATTTTCTGGGCCGAGTGGGACCCGGCAAATTACCTTCAGGAACTTGCCAACGAATACGAGGCTGAAACCGGCGTCAAGGTCACTGTCGAGACCACACCATGGTCCGACTTTCAGACCAAGGCCTTCACCGAATTCAACGCAAAGGGCTCAGCCTATGACCTGGTCGTCGGCGACAGCCAGTGGATCGGGGCTGCGTCAGAAGCAGGACACTACGTCGATCTCACCGAATTTTTCACCAAGCACAATCTGACCCAGGTGATGGCTCCGGCGACGGTGAAGTACTACTCCGAGTATCCGGCGAACTCGAAGAAGTACTGGTCAGTTCCTGCAGAAGGTGACGCCGTCGGCTGGTCATACCGAAAGGACTGGTTCGAAGATCCCAAGGAGATGGAGGCGTTCAAGGCGAAATA
This genomic interval carries:
- a CDS encoding phosphoenolpyruvate hydrolase family protein, with the translated sequence MPAIPRKTILEKFHGMIAAGVPIVGAGAGTGISAKAEEAGGIDLIIIYNSGRYRMAGRGSAAGLLAYGNANEIVKDMALEVLPVVKKTPVLAGVNGTDPFVLMPRFLADLKAMGFSGVQNFPTIGLFDGRMRQSFEETGMSYNLEVEMIAIAHGLDLLTTPYVFNESEAIAMAVAGADIVVAHMGVTTGGTIGATSGKSLDDCVDEIAAIAKAARSVRDDVIVLCHGGPISMPEDARYVLERCAGCHGFYGASSMERLPAEAAIRKQTEDFKALALNAGA
- a CDS encoding Tm-1-like ATP-binding domain-containing protein, producing the protein MKRIYAVGTADTKGEELAYLAACIEAAGGSVVRVDVGIREPRTVVDVNANAVAACHPDGAVAVLACEDRGRAVEAMGIAFARFLVERRDIAGIIGIGGGGGTSIITAGMRQLRLGLPKIMVSTLASGDVAPYVDVSDIVMMPSVTDMAGLNRLSRVILHNAAQAITAMSRRPAEVTASKPALGLTMFGVTTPAVSAMVERLRADYDCLVFHATGTGGRAMEKLADSGVISGVLDITTTEVCDLLFGGVLPATADRFDAIARTGLPYVGSAGALDMVNFWAPETVPQRYAGRLFYRHNPNVTLMRTTSAECAEVGRWIGEKLNLCHGPVRFLVPEKGISALDIEGGAFFDPQADAALFAALEATVKPTVSRRIVRLPLHINDPHFAEAAVAAYRDIANP
- a CDS encoding TetR/AcrR family transcriptional regulator, which translates into the protein MDVSRQQNETARTERGPRARTRKLMLETATRLMQSGITPSVSEVAEAAEVSRATAYRYFPSQAALVHAVVDEALGPILGWSSDSPDARTRVADLLATAMPRIDEFEATFKAALKLSLDQWAQRQAGTLGNEPLFTRGHRVDLLKCVTAPLQGTVPPESRERLAQALSLVFGVEVLIVLKDIWGLTSESAQSVAEWAAKALVDSALRQAESKG